A section of the Streptomyces xinghaiensis S187 genome encodes:
- a CDS encoding TetR-like C-terminal domain-containing protein: MGVSGSSVTEDENSGPSEAVKATARQLLVKLGAAGLSPEAVAQEGGFAVAEVEAVFPHRDDLLTALVIDAYNNSAAAMERADQAAREAGAPAGARLLAVTRALREWSFANTGEFTLIYGSPVPDYHAPQDTVPPAARTPAVLAGIVRSALEAGELTPPRREVPGPPLLLPEAVQVFGGTPPAPFSDVIERGIVLWSSLIGLLVFQVFSRTHDSVRDESAFFDYAVAVAAEGIGLTVPAGETAE, from the coding sequence ATGGGAGTTTCCGGATCAAGCGTGACCGAAGATGAGAACAGCGGGCCGTCCGAGGCGGTCAAGGCCACCGCGCGCCAGTTACTGGTGAAACTGGGGGCCGCAGGGCTGTCCCCGGAGGCCGTCGCCCAGGAGGGCGGTTTCGCCGTCGCCGAGGTGGAGGCCGTCTTCCCGCATCGCGACGATCTCCTCACCGCACTCGTCATCGACGCCTACAACAACTCGGCCGCCGCGATGGAGCGGGCCGACCAGGCCGCCCGGGAGGCCGGGGCCCCGGCGGGCGCGCGGCTCCTGGCGGTGACGCGGGCGCTGCGGGAGTGGTCCTTCGCCAACACCGGCGAGTTCACGCTGATCTACGGCTCCCCCGTGCCGGACTACCACGCCCCGCAGGACACCGTGCCGCCCGCCGCGCGCACCCCCGCCGTACTGGCCGGGATCGTACGCTCGGCGCTGGAGGCCGGTGAACTCACCCCGCCCCGGCGGGAGGTGCCCGGGCCGCCGCTGCTCCTGCCGGAGGCCGTGCAGGTCTTCGGCGGCACGCCACCGGCTCCGTTCTCGGACGTCATCGAGCGCGGCATCGTGCTGTGGAGCAGCCTGATCGGGCTCCTGGTGTTCCAGGTCTTCAGCCGCACCCACGACAGCGTGCGGGACGAGTCCGCGTTCTTCGACTACGCCGTCGCCGTGGCCGCCGAGGGCATCGGGCTCACGGTGCCCGCGGGCGAGACCGCCGAGTAG
- a CDS encoding MAB_1171c family putative transporter, giving the protein MNSIRILCFVIAAVSSYAALAYRLFQVRRSWRDTTYRTLMVTLLLQCLTFTMGAVAMGSDSFLGVGNLAILVMHVSAVAFCVSAQIILLRWATDGEEAAWKTRTWLVAGIALNALLIALFFVADGPGRPASDFNTGSGQPLVLTYLLFFIVSQAIPCVTIFRQCGRYARMTDNDSLRQALRMLRVAAVVLFLYCSARTVNILTAAAGVDIGVWQLASNIFSAAGILVLSLSLTIPSWGGSVAKLVEWARSYRSYRVLYPLWRDLYESSPDIVLEPSGAASVSDLNYRLHRRVVEIRDGWRDLRPYIDRASNGAGGAGPGASEESRQAFAEAAQIRQALQAKRTGTIPDDNKDAGGDFEDRDTDNLTAEIVWLTKVASAYRRLGKTG; this is encoded by the coding sequence GTGAACAGCATCAGAATCCTCTGCTTCGTCATCGCGGCGGTCTCGTCCTACGCCGCGCTCGCCTACCGGCTGTTCCAGGTGAGGCGCAGCTGGCGGGACACCACCTACCGCACGCTGATGGTCACGCTGCTCCTCCAGTGCCTCACCTTCACGATGGGTGCCGTCGCCATGGGGAGCGACAGCTTCCTGGGCGTCGGCAACCTCGCGATCCTGGTGATGCACGTGTCGGCGGTGGCCTTCTGCGTCAGCGCGCAGATCATCCTGCTGCGCTGGGCGACCGACGGTGAGGAGGCGGCGTGGAAGACCCGCACCTGGCTGGTGGCCGGTATCGCCCTGAACGCGCTGCTGATCGCGCTGTTCTTCGTCGCCGACGGGCCCGGCCGGCCGGCGTCGGACTTCAACACCGGCAGCGGGCAGCCGCTGGTGCTCACCTATCTGCTGTTCTTCATCGTCTCCCAGGCGATTCCGTGCGTGACGATCTTCCGCCAGTGCGGCCGTTACGCGCGGATGACGGACAACGACTCGCTGCGGCAGGCCCTGCGGATGCTCCGCGTCGCCGCGGTGGTCCTCTTCCTCTACTGCTCCGCGCGGACGGTCAACATCCTCACCGCCGCGGCCGGGGTGGACATCGGCGTCTGGCAGCTCGCCTCCAACATCTTCAGCGCGGCGGGCATCCTCGTCCTCTCCCTCAGCCTGACCATCCCGTCCTGGGGCGGGTCGGTCGCCAAGCTGGTGGAGTGGGCGCGCAGTTACCGGTCGTACCGGGTGCTGTATCCGCTGTGGCGGGATCTGTACGAGTCCTCCCCGGACATCGTTCTGGAGCCGTCCGGGGCCGCCTCCGTCTCCGATCTCAACTACCGCCTCCACCGGCGGGTGGTGGAGATACGCGACGGCTGGCGGGACCTGCGCCCCTATATCGACCGGGCCTCGAACGGCGCGGGCGGGGCGGGTCCGGGGGCGAGCGAGGAGTCCCGGCAGGCGTTCGCCGAAGCGGCGCAGATCCGGCAGGCGCTGCAGGCCAAGCGCACCGGCACCATCCCGGATGACAACAAGGACGCCGGCGGCGATTTCGAGGACCGCGACACGGACAACCTCACCGC